The Streptomyces sp. NBC_00224 genome has a window encoding:
- a CDS encoding multidrug efflux SMR transporter, with protein MAWVLLLVAGLLEVGWSIGMKYTDGFTRLWPSLFTGVGIVASMMLLSQAAKTLPIGTAYGVWVGIGAAGAAVLGMVVLGEPATAARIFFVCLLLVAVVGLKATSGH; from the coding sequence ATGGCCTGGGTTCTGCTGCTCGTCGCCGGTCTGCTCGAAGTCGGCTGGTCGATCGGGATGAAGTACACCGACGGATTCACCCGGCTGTGGCCCAGCCTCTTCACCGGCGTCGGGATCGTCGCCTCGATGATGCTGCTCTCGCAGGCCGCCAAGACCCTGCCCATCGGTACCGCCTACGGCGTCTGGGTGGGCATCGGCGCGGCCGGTGCGGCGGTGCTCGGCATGGTGGTGCTCGGTGAGCCCGCGACCGCCGCCCGGATCTTCTTCGTCTGTCTGCTCCTGGTGGCCGTGGTCGGTCTCAAGGCCACCTCCGGCCACTGA
- a CDS encoding co-chaperone GroES has protein sequence MSENTHDKLPIRMLHDRVLVRSDTPEGERRSGGGILIPATAAVGKRLAWAEVVAVGQNVRTVEPGDRVLYDPEDRAEVEVRGIAYVLMRERDLHAVASERVSEDSTGLYL, from the coding sequence GTGAGCGAGAACACCCACGACAAGCTGCCCATCCGGATGCTCCACGACCGCGTGCTGGTCCGGTCCGACACACCCGAGGGCGAACGGCGCTCCGGCGGTGGCATCCTCATCCCGGCGACCGCCGCCGTCGGCAAGCGGCTGGCCTGGGCCGAGGTGGTCGCGGTCGGGCAGAACGTCCGGACCGTCGAGCCGGGCGACCGGGTGCTGTACGACCCCGAGGACCGCGCCGAGGTCGAGGTGCGCGGCATCGCCTACGTACTGATGCGGGAGCGCGATCTGCACGCCGTCGCCTCGGAGCGGGTGTCGGAGGACTCGACCGGGTTGTATCTCTGA
- a CDS encoding DUF3618 domain-containing protein — translation MSEARTPAQIEADIRSRRDQLAVTLDEIGVRLHPGTIVGDAKAKVASAVDRTAGRAFVAVNRTVSDVKAQFVSEDGAPRVERIVPVALLAVGLVGLLAMSSAKRRRD, via the coding sequence GTGTCGGAAGCCAGGACCCCTGCGCAGATCGAGGCGGACATCAGGAGCCGCCGGGACCAGCTCGCGGTGACGCTCGACGAGATCGGCGTGCGCCTGCACCCGGGGACGATCGTCGGCGACGCGAAGGCCAAGGTCGCCTCGGCCGTGGACCGCACCGCGGGCCGGGCCTTCGTCGCCGTGAACCGGACCGTCTCGGACGTGAAGGCCCAGTTCGTGAGCGAGGACGGCGCGCCCCGCGTCGAGCGCATCGTGCCGGTCGCGCTCCTGGCCGTCGGTCTCGTCGGGCTGCTCGCCATGTCGTCGGCCAAGAGGCGCCGGGACTGA
- the bcp gene encoding thioredoxin-dependent thiol peroxidase, whose product MSERLVPGDTAPAFTLPDADGNEVSLADHKGRKVIVYFYSAALTPGCTKQACDFTDNLSLLATAGYDVIGVSPDKPEKLAKFREKESLKVTLVSDPSKEVLEAYGAYGEKKLYGKTVTGVIRSTVIVDEEGKVERALYNVKATGHVAKIIRDLGI is encoded by the coding sequence ATGAGCGAGCGACTCGTCCCCGGCGACACCGCCCCCGCCTTCACCCTGCCCGACGCGGACGGCAACGAGGTCTCGCTCGCGGACCACAAGGGCCGCAAGGTCATCGTGTACTTCTACTCGGCCGCCCTCACCCCCGGCTGCACCAAGCAGGCCTGCGACTTCACGGACAACCTGTCCCTCCTGGCCACCGCCGGCTACGACGTGATCGGCGTCTCCCCCGACAAGCCGGAGAAGCTCGCGAAGTTCCGCGAGAAGGAGTCCCTCAAGGTCACCCTCGTCAGCGACCCGTCGAAGGAGGTCCTGGAGGCGTACGGGGCGTACGGCGAGAAGAAGCTGTACGGCAAGACGGTGACCGGCGTCATCCGCTCCACGGTGATCGTGGACGAGGAGGGCAAGGTCGAGCGCGCGCTGTACAACGTGAAGGCGACGGGGCATGTCGCAAAGATCATCAGGGATCTG